The Myroides fluvii region TGAAAAAACTTGATGTTTCACAAAGACAACAATATTTTGGTTTATCGAATGACAAATTAGTAGAGAGTAAACCATTCCAATTTATGGGAATTTAGTTTCAATTTGAATCGGAAGATAAAAAAGCAATGCAATACCGCATTGCTTTTTTTATGGAAACGCATTTGAAAGAGAAATAGGTTAGAAATGCTTAACTTTGAGAAAGGTTAATCCAAAATGAATTATGAAAAAGTATAAATTACTGTTTGTTGTAGGTGGAATGTTGCTGTTGAGTAGTTGTTCGTATAAACACGCGTATCAACCAATTGTATTTTCTAAATTAGATACAACAGCCAATTATGAGGCTTTGACCGAGCGTTATGCAAGCGGGGAAGAAACGAACTATATACCTAAGAAAGAGCAAAAAGAATTATATCAAGGCGTAAATGAAAAGGTAGCCATTCAAGATGTAGCCAATGTGCGCGAATTAGGTGGTATTATTACCCAGGATCAACGCGTAATTAAGGCAGGACATTTTTACCGCAGTGGTCATCTGGGTAAATTAAAAAAGAAGAATTTCAAAACGTTAGAACAATATAATATTACACAAGTCATTGATCTAAGGACAGACAGAGAGATTAAAAAGCATCCCGATCGCTTACCTTCAACTATTCAATATTACAACGAACAAGCCTTTGATGATTCTGAAGATATGTTTAGTAAAGCTAGAAAAGAAGTTTTGAAAGGACGTGTCACAGTTGAAGAATCAAATAAAGCAGTCGAGGATTTTTACGGTATTTATGTATTGGATAACCCGCAGAAGATTCGCGAGATTGTTGTG contains the following coding sequences:
- a CDS encoding tyrosine-protein phosphatase produces the protein MKKYKLLFVVGGMLLLSSCSYKHAYQPIVFSKLDTTANYEALTERYASGEETNYIPKKEQKELYQGVNEKVAIQDVANVRELGGIITQDQRVIKAGHFYRSGHLGKLKKKNFKTLEQYNITQVIDLRTDREIKKHPDRLPSTIQYYNEQAFDDSEDMFSKARKEVLKGRVTVEESNKAVEDFYGIYVLDNPQKIREIVVRMLDSDQATLFHCSAGKDRTGMIGAIVLSILNVDRETIMEEYLLSNNGRVDDVSSRMKLAKFGKFLFPKIDYEVIENFSWIKPNYLEAMFAAIETKYGSMDSYIKDGLDISDAQRQAYIAKHTVILE